A stretch of Novipirellula artificiosorum DNA encodes these proteins:
- a CDS encoding class I SAM-dependent methyltransferase yields the protein MTDPFYEPYDREDVAYGEEPSASLSAYLDQVGGGGKALDLGAGAGRDSIALALAGYHVLSVDLSNRGLERVLQRAVRAGVRDRVETHEIDVRDVELPADSFDVIVATTVLDHISPEDSAVLWRRMTEALTANGMLYVQVHTIEDPGSDQPPGVFSEAPVSETAGAVVNYFSPNQLAMMACDPSSRLRVLRYEERLEWDYTHGPEHLHGKAVLLAVRMGAFPAWYGEPAAFPRR from the coding sequence GTGACGGACCCTTTTTACGAACCTTATGACCGCGAAGACGTCGCCTATGGCGAAGAACCCTCAGCCTCGCTTTCGGCCTATTTGGATCAAGTCGGTGGCGGTGGCAAGGCATTGGATCTTGGTGCGGGGGCGGGCCGTGATTCGATCGCGTTAGCCTTGGCGGGCTACCACGTGTTGTCGGTTGATTTGAGCAACCGAGGACTCGAGCGCGTGCTGCAACGTGCGGTCAGGGCCGGAGTTCGCGATCGTGTGGAGACGCACGAGATTGATGTTCGGGACGTCGAGTTGCCTGCGGATTCTTTTGACGTGATTGTAGCAACCACGGTGCTGGATCACATTTCGCCCGAAGATTCCGCGGTTTTGTGGCGCAGGATGACCGAGGCACTGACGGCCAATGGCATGCTTTATGTTCAGGTCCACACGATCGAGGATCCGGGGAGCGACCAGCCGCCGGGCGTGTTTAGCGAAGCGCCGGTCAGCGAAACGGCAGGAGCCGTGGTCAACTACTTTTCACCGAACCAGTTGGCGATGATGGCATGCGACCCCAGCAGTCGATTGAGGGTGCTGAGGTACGAGGAGCGTCTAGAATGGGACTACACCCATGGGCCAGAGCATCTTCACGGCAAGGCGGTGCTTTTGGCGGTGCGGATGGGCGCATTCCCAGCATGGTACGGCGAACCGGCCGCGTTCCCGCGGCGGTAG
- a CDS encoding lysophospholipid acyltransferase family protein has protein sequence MMGTVRDSLKKWAGLAVDFAAYAVVRLLVAVIQTLPLDMGQSLADGVAALAAGPLKIRHSETDENLRKVFPNASSEARDHLSRKMWRHLLLMVCEIAWAQRRLHLTNWSQYVTFRDNQLVLGHLLSERPTVSVTGHFGNFEIGGYVLGLMGFSTTTIARKLDNAFLDRWVQRFRGAKGQQMVDKEGCAPLIDRHLRSGGALSLLADQHAGPKGCWVNFLGVPASSHKALALFTLGSNAPMMVSYTIRTGGQPMRFEAGCVAVADPLNDPDGICASVTTLTQWYNDNLAIAVGMSLEQYWWLHRRWREPPERVARRLAA, from the coding sequence ATGATGGGCACAGTGCGAGATTCGCTGAAGAAATGGGCGGGATTAGCGGTCGATTTTGCTGCATATGCGGTGGTCCGGCTGTTGGTCGCGGTGATCCAGACGTTACCGCTGGACATGGGACAATCGTTGGCCGATGGCGTAGCCGCCTTGGCAGCGGGCCCACTCAAAATCCGGCATTCGGAGACGGACGAAAATCTCCGCAAGGTGTTTCCCAATGCATCGAGCGAAGCCCGTGACCACTTGTCGCGGAAAATGTGGCGGCACCTGCTGTTGATGGTGTGCGAGATCGCATGGGCACAACGTCGACTGCACCTTACGAATTGGAGTCAATATGTCACGTTCCGAGACAACCAATTGGTGCTTGGCCACTTACTGAGCGAGCGCCCGACAGTTAGCGTCACCGGGCATTTTGGGAATTTTGAAATCGGTGGCTACGTGCTTGGGTTGATGGGGTTTAGCACGACCACGATTGCTCGAAAATTGGACAATGCTTTCTTGGATCGCTGGGTCCAACGTTTTCGCGGCGCGAAAGGTCAGCAAATGGTCGACAAGGAAGGCTGTGCGCCGCTGATCGATCGGCATTTGCGGTCGGGCGGGGCCTTATCGCTTTTGGCGGACCAACATGCAGGGCCAAAGGGGTGTTGGGTCAATTTCCTCGGGGTTCCTGCGTCGAGCCATAAAGCGTTGGCGTTATTTACGCTGGGGTCGAATGCTCCGATGATGGTCAGCTACACGATCCGGACCGGAGGCCAGCCGATGCGGTTTGAGGCGGGGTGCGTTGCGGTGGCCGACCCGTTGAACGATCCCGATGGCATCTGTGCGTCGGTCACGACCTTGACTCAATGGTACAACGACAACCTCGCGATCGCCGTCGGCATGTCACTCGAACAATATTGGTGGCTGCATCGGCGTTGGCGAGAGCCTCCGGAGCGGGTTGCACGACGGCTGGCCGCGTAG
- a CDS encoding M48 family metallopeptidase, whose translation MSTHFFERQAKARKNTVWLIAMFIIATISIVAATFFAVTFLANLLGSAKQSRELVGIAVQQGQALKLGSSAAVFAALLILSGTLYKVLALRHGGGMSVAESVGGKRAFPSTGDLAERRLLNIVEEMAIASGTPVPPVFVLDEPGINAFAAGYSSSDAVIGVTRGAIEHLNREQLQGVIAHEFSHILNGDMRMSIRLIGILHGILLLALIGKLLFRVFAYGGGGSRSSRGRGGAPIYLLGFAFALIIIGSLGSLLGGLIKAAVSRQREYLADASAVQFTRNPGGIAGALKKIGGLHSHGKLKHPNATVASHMYFAQGVFEGLTGLMATHPPLPKRIMAIDPGWDGVFPSISRAVGDVSRSDVSAGAAGFAGDARVDSRPTDDAPLHVVNHAADQIGTPEMFHRRYAAGLLDELDPKLLEAARDPYAARAVVFALLLDREPTIRSQQMATLNQKIEPSLVQLTQRLSQLTDRLPDKAYLPVIDVTLPSLAAMSKPQYVAFMQSFDALARADSKISVFEWTLAQVLRRNLRPHFGPVQSPVVYYYGLQRLTPEVSVLLSTLARVGHESTQDVQMAFAAGARRVGLSMDLLPESECTLKTLDDALKVFPRVTERLRGKVVDGCAATVCADGKVRIREAELLRGIADLLDCPVPPLIERDLPSR comes from the coding sequence ATGAGCACCCATTTCTTCGAACGGCAAGCGAAGGCCCGGAAAAACACCGTGTGGCTGATCGCGATGTTTATCATCGCAACGATCAGCATCGTGGCTGCCACCTTTTTCGCTGTCACGTTCTTGGCCAATCTGTTGGGTTCGGCAAAGCAATCCCGTGAGCTGGTGGGGATAGCGGTTCAGCAGGGACAGGCCTTGAAGCTTGGCAGTTCGGCCGCGGTGTTCGCGGCATTGTTGATCCTTTCGGGGACACTTTACAAGGTGCTCGCTCTTCGCCACGGGGGCGGGATGAGTGTTGCGGAAAGCGTTGGCGGCAAGCGGGCGTTTCCCAGCACCGGCGATTTGGCCGAACGTCGCCTGCTGAACATCGTCGAGGAAATGGCGATCGCTTCGGGCACACCCGTCCCGCCCGTTTTCGTGCTCGACGAGCCCGGGATCAATGCGTTCGCAGCCGGCTATTCGTCAAGCGACGCGGTGATCGGCGTGACGCGTGGTGCCATCGAGCACCTCAATCGCGAACAATTGCAAGGTGTGATCGCGCACGAATTCAGCCATATCCTCAATGGCGATATGCGGATGAGCATTCGTCTGATAGGAATCCTGCATGGCATTTTGCTGCTGGCCTTGATCGGCAAATTGTTGTTTCGCGTGTTCGCTTACGGCGGCGGCGGAAGTCGCTCCAGCCGTGGGCGTGGGGGGGCCCCGATCTATTTGCTGGGCTTCGCCTTTGCGCTGATCATCATCGGCTCACTTGGCTCGCTACTGGGCGGGCTGATCAAAGCAGCCGTGTCGAGGCAGCGTGAGTACCTAGCCGACGCGTCGGCCGTGCAATTCACGCGGAACCCGGGCGGAATCGCAGGAGCGCTCAAGAAGATCGGCGGGCTGCACTCGCACGGAAAACTGAAACACCCCAACGCAACGGTCGCCAGTCACATGTATTTTGCACAAGGCGTTTTTGAGGGTTTGACCGGCTTGATGGCCACGCATCCGCCATTGCCAAAACGGATCATGGCGATCGATCCCGGCTGGGATGGCGTTTTTCCAAGCATCAGCCGAGCCGTGGGGGATGTATCGAGATCGGACGTCTCGGCGGGCGCTGCTGGATTTGCGGGTGACGCAAGGGTTGACTCGCGACCGACGGATGACGCCCCGCTGCATGTGGTCAATCATGCAGCCGACCAAATCGGAACGCCCGAGATGTTCCATCGTCGCTATGCCGCCGGATTACTTGACGAACTTGATCCGAAGTTGCTCGAAGCCGCTCGAGATCCGTATGCCGCACGTGCCGTCGTGTTCGCGCTGTTGCTCGATCGCGAGCCGACGATTCGCTCTCAGCAGATGGCGACGCTCAACCAAAAGATCGAACCCTCGCTGGTTCAGTTGACCCAGCGATTGAGCCAGTTGACCGACCGGCTACCCGATAAGGCTTACCTGCCCGTGATCGATGTCACGCTACCGTCGTTGGCAGCAATGTCCAAGCCTCAATATGTGGCGTTCATGCAATCGTTTGATGCGTTAGCGAGAGCCGATTCGAAAATCTCGGTGTTCGAATGGACGCTCGCGCAGGTGCTACGCCGGAACCTGAGACCGCATTTTGGCCCCGTCCAAAGCCCGGTTGTCTACTACTATGGGCTGCAGCGGTTAACGCCTGAAGTCTCGGTGTTACTTTCAACGCTTGCGCGAGTTGGCCATGAATCGACACAAGACGTCCAAATGGCATTTGCTGCTGGCGCTCGGCGAGTGGGTTTATCGATGGATCTGCTGCCCGAGTCCGAATGCACGCTGAAGACTCTTGACGACGCATTGAAAGTGTTCCCTCGTGTGACCGAGCGGCTGAGGGGGAAAGTGGTCGATGGATGTGCTGCGACCGTATGTGCCGACGGGAAAGTGCGGATCCGTGAAGCGGAATTGTTGCGTGGGATCGCTGATTTGCTCGATTGCCCTGTTCCGCCGCTGATTGAACGAGATCTGCCTTCTCGCTGA
- a CDS encoding LemA family protein has product MTLIIGIVVVLLAMGLLLLLYGVQIFNRLVTLRNRVDNAFSQIEVQLKRRHDLIPNLVETVKGYMSHERETLEAVINARNQAVGGLTSAAADPSDPAAMAALAGAEKGLSGALGRLFALAEAYPDLKANQNMAQLTEEITTTENKISFSRQAYNDSVTQYNTYRQTFPPVIFANTFGHTQDRELLQFDDENLTQAPKVSFS; this is encoded by the coding sequence ATGACTCTGATTATCGGTATCGTTGTTGTTCTGCTTGCGATGGGGCTGTTGCTTCTGCTTTACGGCGTGCAGATTTTCAATCGATTGGTGACACTTCGCAACCGCGTCGACAATGCGTTTTCCCAGATCGAGGTGCAGCTAAAACGACGTCATGATCTGATCCCCAACCTCGTGGAAACGGTCAAGGGCTACATGAGTCATGAGCGTGAAACGCTCGAAGCGGTCATCAACGCTCGCAACCAAGCGGTGGGCGGACTGACCAGCGCGGCGGCGGACCCGAGCGACCCTGCTGCGATGGCGGCCTTGGCCGGCGCAGAAAAGGGACTCTCGGGCGCATTGGGGCGTTTGTTTGCCCTTGCCGAGGCCTACCCCGATCTGAAGGCAAACCAGAACATGGCCCAATTGACCGAGGAAATTACGACGACCGAAAACAAGATCAGTTTTTCTCGTCAGGCCTACAATGATTCGGTTACCCAATACAACACTTACCGACAAACCTTCCCACCGGTGATCTTTGCCAACACCTTTGGGCACACTCAGGATCGTGAGTTACTGCAATTTGATGACGAGAATTTAACCCAGGCTCCAAAGGTTTCCTTTAGCTGA
- a CDS encoding carbonic anhydrase, producing MYCTTIEDSHVCSLRRVVGRWNVGVGVAAFTAVLVAPLMSTEFHAHATEPPAATATEPAAATELAPETEKPHAMVSAAVSATDALDRLAEGNKRFAAEASMHDHESMSRRSALMKGQHPFAVIVGCADSRVPPELIFDQGFGDLFVIRNAGNLVATDVTASIEYAVRHLDTQLVVVMGHEGCGAITAALESAETRSHEPMELQAVLKMIEVTLSDHKHPADPKERVSAAVRANVVAAVKRLRYLAAEHADPELMKAKFVGAVYNMKSGTVDFFE from the coding sequence ATGTACTGCACCACGATTGAGGATTCCCACGTTTGCTCGCTCCGACGCGTGGTCGGTCGATGGAATGTTGGTGTTGGGGTTGCGGCCTTCACCGCAGTGCTGGTTGCTCCGCTCATGAGCACCGAGTTTCACGCCCACGCAACCGAACCACCCGCCGCGACCGCCACCGAACCGGCCGCTGCGACCGAGCTAGCGCCCGAGACCGAGAAGCCCCATGCGATGGTCAGCGCCGCGGTCTCCGCAACCGATGCCCTCGATCGTTTGGCCGAAGGCAACAAACGCTTTGCGGCCGAAGCGTCGATGCATGATCACGAAAGCATGTCTCGCCGTAGCGCACTGATGAAAGGCCAACATCCGTTTGCCGTGATCGTCGGATGTGCCGATTCACGCGTGCCGCCAGAATTGATTTTTGACCAAGGCTTCGGTGATCTTTTTGTGATTCGCAATGCCGGAAACCTGGTTGCAACGGACGTGACCGCGAGCATCGAATACGCAGTCAGGCACTTGGATACCCAATTAGTCGTCGTGATGGGTCACGAGGGATGCGGCGCGATCACGGCCGCCTTGGAATCTGCCGAGACGCGTTCGCATGAGCCGATGGAGTTGCAGGCGGTGCTAAAAATGATCGAGGTCACGTTGTCGGATCACAAGCACCCTGCCGACCCGAAAGAACGTGTTTCTGCTGCTGTCCGAGCCAACGTGGTCGCTGCGGTCAAGCGTCTGCGTTATTTGGCTGCTGAGCATGCCGATCCGGAGCTGATGAAGGCGAAGTTCGTGGGAGCCGTTTACAACATGAAAAGTGGCACCGTCGATTTCTTTGAGTAA
- a CDS encoding phosphoenolpyruvate carboxykinase (GTP), producing the protein MNLPTKNQKLIDWVNECAEMMTPDAVVWCDGSEAEYQKMADIMVDAGLATRLKKRPNSLLFRSDPSDVARVENRTYIASKTKEAAGPTNNWIDPAELKATMKELYKGCMKGRTMYVIPFSMGPVGSNISKIGVEITDSPYVVMNMHTMTRVGTKVLDALGADGEYIPCLHSIGKPLAEGEDDGGLWPCAPLDKKYIAHFPEERLIWSYGSGYGGNALLGKKCLALRIASAQARDEGWMAEHMLILKLTNPEGVEKHVAAAFPSACGKTNLAMLVPTIPGWKVETVGDDIAWMKFGDDGKLYAINPEAGFFGVAPGTSMDSNPNAMESIKKDTIFTNVALTEDGDVWWEDIGYPAPGKLIDWKGNEWEQGKSEGPSSHPNSRFTAKASNCPSIASNWEDPKGVPIDAFLFGGRRPSVIPLVHEADSWAHGTFMGSIVGSEVTAAALDLKAGTIRRDPMAMLPFCGYNMGEYFQHWIDLGKQDGVQLPKVFFVNWFRKTDDGQWLWPGFGENSRVLEYIFNRCDGKAKTVDTPIGKMPAKGELSLPEGVTQEDMDELLSVDLDGWKKEVADIKANHYPKFGDKLPKELAVFLDSLEKKLNA; encoded by the coding sequence ATGAATTTACCGACCAAGAATCAGAAGCTTATTGATTGGGTCAACGAATGCGCCGAAATGATGACCCCCGACGCGGTCGTTTGGTGTGACGGATCTGAAGCCGAGTATCAGAAGATGGCCGACATCATGGTCGATGCGGGTTTGGCCACTCGTTTGAAGAAACGCCCCAACAGCCTGTTGTTCCGCAGCGATCCGAGCGATGTGGCTCGGGTCGAAAACCGAACGTACATCGCCAGCAAGACCAAGGAAGCTGCTGGGCCGACCAACAACTGGATCGACCCCGCTGAGCTGAAGGCGACGATGAAGGAATTGTACAAGGGATGCATGAAAGGCCGTACGATGTACGTGATTCCTTTCTCGATGGGCCCGGTTGGATCCAACATTTCGAAAATCGGTGTTGAAATCACCGACAGCCCTTACGTTGTCATGAACATGCACACCATGACTCGCGTCGGAACCAAGGTTCTTGATGCTTTGGGAGCGGATGGCGAGTACATTCCTTGCCTGCATTCGATCGGCAAGCCGCTGGCCGAAGGCGAAGACGATGGTGGTCTTTGGCCCTGTGCCCCACTGGATAAGAAGTACATCGCTCACTTCCCCGAGGAGCGGCTGATCTGGTCCTACGGATCGGGCTACGGCGGAAACGCATTGCTCGGCAAAAAGTGCTTGGCACTGCGGATCGCATCGGCACAAGCTCGCGACGAAGGCTGGATGGCCGAGCATATGCTGATCTTGAAGCTGACCAACCCCGAAGGCGTTGAAAAGCACGTCGCAGCGGCGTTCCCAAGTGCATGCGGTAAGACCAACTTGGCCATGCTCGTTCCGACGATTCCCGGTTGGAAAGTCGAAACCGTTGGCGATGACATCGCATGGATGAAGTTCGGCGACGACGGCAAGCTCTACGCAATCAACCCCGAAGCCGGTTTCTTTGGAGTGGCCCCAGGGACGTCAATGGATTCGAACCCCAACGCCATGGAGTCGATCAAGAAAGATACGATCTTCACGAACGTTGCGTTGACCGAAGATGGCGACGTGTGGTGGGAAGACATCGGATATCCCGCACCAGGCAAGCTGATCGATTGGAAAGGGAATGAATGGGAACAAGGCAAGAGCGAAGGCCCTTCGTCTCACCCGAACTCGCGTTTCACCGCCAAGGCATCCAATTGCCCTTCGATCGCATCGAATTGGGAGGATCCCAAGGGAGTTCCGATCGACGCGTTCTTGTTCGGCGGTCGTCGCCCCTCGGTGATTCCGCTGGTTCACGAAGCCGACAGCTGGGCGCATGGCACGTTCATGGGTTCGATCGTCGGATCGGAAGTCACCGCTGCGGCGTTGGACTTGAAGGCCGGAACGATTCGCCGCGACCCGATGGCGATGCTGCCGTTCTGTGGCTACAACATGGGCGAATACTTCCAGCACTGGATTGATCTTGGCAAGCAGGACGGTGTTCAGCTGCCAAAGGTCTTCTTCGTCAACTGGTTCCGCAAGACCGACGATGGACAATGGCTCTGGCCTGGCTTCGGCGAGAATTCCCGAGTTCTCGAGTACATCTTCAATCGCTGTGACGGCAAAGCAAAGACGGTCGACACGCCGATCGGAAAGATGCCAGCCAAGGGCGAACTCAGCTTGCCCGAAGGTGTCACCCAAGAGGACATGGACGAACTGCTTAGCGTCGACCTCGACGGCTGGAAGAAGGAAGTCGCGGACATTAAGGCGAACCATTATCCGAAGTTTGGCGACAAGTTGCCGAAGGAATTGGCCGTCTTCCTCGATTCGCTCGAGAAGAAATTGAACGCGTAG
- the uvrA gene encoding excinuclease ABC subunit UvrA, with amino-acid sequence MSRDTISVRGCRVHNLQDIDVDLPRGRLIAFCGVSGSGKTSLAIDTLYAEGQRAYIESFSAYTRQFLARLDKPDCDLIEGIPPAIAVTRAGGPRTNRSTVGTATEIADHLRLLFAKVGQLFCYRCGEPVVSDDPAVVAEEIGRGPEATRVMVGFTVHLPSRKAASEILLGLQQEGYLRLVAGNQTFHLSDSDRATLARMVGKKGIDCIVVVDRIASDAELGRVTESLETAMNEGHGRAVVLSQARSVGPADAVSPAAGRCVDNTIEIDGNPWLRRTISREKRCDACDIDYPDAVPRLFNFNNPLGACPICEGFGDVVDVDMDLVVPDKTVSLAEGAIAPWNTPSYEHEKFELLALADDYDIPTDVPFSSLTKKQLKWIQQGVPERNFGGLDGFFAWLDRKKYKMHLRIFASRYRSYRPCPECHGKRFNPMALAYRINAKNVADCLAMQTDQADLFFANLPLPQRDAQIASEPLTQIRDRIGYLQAVGLGYLQLDRTLRTLSGGETQRVALTAALGSSLVNMLYVLDEPTAGLHPADVDTLVHAIVGLRDRGNTVIVVEHDETLIRMADQAIEIGPTAGRLGGKVIFQGTPKQMLKDKNSITGQFLSGKRGWTLRDRKPRKPRGFLSLEGASGHNLKEVSVEFPLGVLCLVTGVSGSGKSSLVQDTLYGAIRSRKTNSLTAVLPFQSIKGLSQVDECMLIDQSAISKSARSCPVTYVKAFDAIRKVFADTVDARTRNYGAGHFSFNSAKGQCSECEGSGVLQIDMQFLADVTMRCPSCQGSRFRDEILKVRYRDRTIDDVLNMTVREAASFFRGEGKVQERLKRLIDVGLEYITLGQPGTTLSSGEGQRLKLAAFLASASRRRTLFILDEPTTGLHFADIVRLVDCFDALLADGHSLIVVEHNAMLMQAADYLIDLGPGAAQNGGNVVATGTPAEVMNCEESVTGKMLARR; translated from the coding sequence TTGAGCCGAGACACCATTTCCGTACGTGGTTGTCGCGTCCACAATCTTCAAGATATTGACGTCGATCTTCCCCGTGGCAGATTGATCGCATTTTGCGGGGTGTCGGGGAGCGGCAAAACGTCGCTGGCAATCGATACGCTCTATGCGGAAGGGCAGCGGGCTTACATCGAGAGCTTTTCTGCGTACACCCGCCAATTCCTCGCGCGGCTCGATAAACCCGATTGCGACTTAATCGAGGGGATACCGCCCGCAATCGCGGTTACGCGTGCTGGCGGCCCTCGCACGAACCGCAGCACCGTGGGAACGGCAACCGAGATTGCCGATCACTTGCGATTGCTGTTCGCAAAGGTCGGACAACTCTTCTGTTACCGTTGCGGAGAACCGGTCGTCAGCGACGATCCAGCGGTCGTCGCGGAAGAAATCGGCCGCGGGCCCGAAGCGACGCGGGTGATGGTTGGATTTACCGTCCACTTGCCCAGCCGCAAAGCGGCCAGCGAGATCCTGCTGGGGTTGCAGCAAGAAGGCTATTTGCGGCTGGTGGCCGGCAATCAAACCTTCCACCTGTCCGACAGCGACCGCGCGACACTCGCACGAATGGTTGGCAAGAAGGGAATCGATTGCATCGTGGTGGTCGACCGGATCGCATCCGATGCCGAGCTCGGCCGAGTGACCGAATCGCTCGAAACTGCCATGAACGAAGGGCACGGTCGCGCGGTGGTCCTGTCGCAGGCCCGCTCCGTGGGGCCAGCCGATGCGGTCTCCCCCGCTGCGGGACGGTGTGTCGACAACACGATCGAAATCGATGGTAACCCTTGGCTTCGTCGCACGATCAGCCGCGAAAAGCGTTGCGACGCTTGCGATATCGACTATCCGGATGCCGTGCCACGGTTGTTCAACTTCAACAACCCCCTCGGTGCGTGTCCCATTTGTGAAGGCTTTGGTGACGTTGTCGATGTCGACATGGACTTGGTCGTTCCCGACAAAACCGTGTCGCTGGCCGAAGGAGCGATTGCGCCGTGGAATACGCCTTCGTACGAACACGAGAAGTTTGAGCTTTTGGCCCTCGCGGATGACTACGACATCCCGACCGATGTACCTTTCTCGTCTCTCACCAAAAAACAACTGAAGTGGATACAACAGGGTGTCCCGGAGCGAAACTTTGGTGGGCTGGATGGTTTTTTTGCTTGGCTTGATCGAAAAAAATACAAGATGCACCTTCGCATCTTCGCGTCACGTTACCGTAGCTATCGGCCCTGCCCCGAGTGCCATGGAAAACGCTTCAATCCAATGGCGTTAGCCTATCGCATCAACGCAAAGAACGTCGCCGATTGTCTGGCGATGCAAACCGACCAGGCGGATCTTTTTTTCGCAAACCTGCCACTACCGCAGCGTGATGCTCAAATTGCATCCGAGCCACTGACTCAGATTCGTGACCGGATCGGCTACCTCCAAGCGGTCGGGCTCGGCTATCTGCAACTTGACCGAACCCTGCGCACACTTTCCGGTGGCGAAACGCAGCGTGTCGCACTCACCGCCGCACTCGGCAGCAGTTTGGTCAACATGCTTTACGTGCTCGACGAACCGACGGCGGGTTTACACCCAGCCGATGTCGATACGTTGGTCCATGCCATTGTGGGGCTTCGGGATCGAGGAAACACGGTGATCGTCGTGGAGCATGATGAAACCTTGATTCGTATGGCAGATCAAGCGATCGAAATCGGGCCCACGGCGGGGCGCTTGGGCGGTAAGGTCATCTTCCAAGGAACGCCCAAGCAAATGTTGAAAGATAAAAACAGCATCACGGGCCAATTCCTGAGCGGCAAGCGAGGCTGGACGCTACGGGACCGCAAACCCAGGAAACCTCGCGGCTTCCTGTCGCTCGAAGGAGCCAGCGGGCACAACTTGAAGGAGGTTTCCGTTGAGTTCCCGCTCGGGGTGCTTTGTCTTGTTACGGGGGTCTCTGGCAGTGGCAAAAGCTCGCTCGTCCAGGACACTCTCTATGGTGCGATTCGTTCACGAAAGACGAATTCACTCACCGCCGTGTTACCATTCCAAAGCATCAAAGGATTGAGCCAAGTGGATGAGTGCATGCTGATTGACCAATCGGCAATCAGCAAGAGCGCTCGAAGCTGTCCCGTCACCTATGTGAAAGCGTTCGATGCGATTCGCAAGGTATTTGCCGACACAGTGGACGCCAGGACGAGAAACTACGGTGCCGGTCACTTCAGCTTCAATAGTGCAAAAGGCCAATGTAGTGAATGTGAGGGCTCGGGTGTCTTGCAGATCGACATGCAATTTCTCGCTGACGTGACGATGCGTTGTCCGTCGTGCCAGGGCTCACGCTTTCGCGATGAGATTTTGAAAGTCCGCTATCGGGACCGTACGATCGACGACGTGCTGAACATGACCGTCCGTGAAGCCGCATCGTTTTTTCGTGGTGAAGGGAAAGTGCAAGAGCGTTTGAAGCGATTGATCGATGTCGGACTGGAATACATCACACTCGGGCAGCCGGGAACCACGCTTTCCAGTGGTGAGGGTCAACGTTTGAAGCTGGCAGCGTTTCTGGCGTCCGCCTCACGAAGACGCACCCTGTTTATCCTTGATGAACCAACCACCGGATTGCACTTTGCCGATATCGTTCGGCTGGTCGATTGCTTTGACGCCCTGCTGGCCGATGGCCACTCCCTTATCGTGGTGGAGCACAACGCCATGTTGATGCAAGCGGCCGATTACTTGATTGACCTTGGCCCCGGCGCGGCGCAAAACGGAGGCAATGTGGTCGCAACCGGAACACCGGCTGAAGTGATGAACTGCGAAGAAAGCGTGACCGGTAAAATGCTGGCGCGGCGTTAG